The Diadema setosum chromosome 4, eeDiaSeto1, whole genome shotgun sequence genome window below encodes:
- the LOC140227340 gene encoding large ribosomal subunit protein uL23-like, giving the protein MHAIFLFDRPLTSNMAPKARSEAQRKAGKKGPAQREPAAKVEARAEAKAKAKAKADAIKAKKAVLRGTHSTRKSKIRKRVTFHRPKTLKTPRHPKYPKKSSPRRPRLDQYSAIKFPLTTESAMKKIEENNTLVFIVALKANKFQIKTAVKKLYDIDVAKVNTLIRPDGQKKAYVRLAPDYDALDVANKIGII; this is encoded by the exons ATGCATGCCATCTTTCTTTTTGATCGTCCTCTTACAAGCAACATGGCTCCGAAGGCGAGATCTGAGG CTCAGCGAAAGGCTGGAAAGAAGGGCCCTGCCCAGAGGGAACCGGCGGCAAAGGTTGAGGCCCGGGCGGAAGCCAAGGCCAAGGCCAAGGCTAAGGCAGATGCCATCAAG GCAAAGAAGGCTGTCCTGCGTGGAACCCATTCCACCCGCAAGAGCAAGATCCGCAAGAGGGTGACGTTCCACCGCCCCAAGACTCTGAAAACCCCACGCCACCCCAAATACCCCAAGAAGAGCAGCCCCAGGCGGCCAAG GTTGGATCAGTACAGCGCCATCAAGTTCCCGCTCACCACAGAGAGCGCCATGAAGAAAATTGAGGAGAACAACACCCTGGTGTTCATCGTTGCTCTGAAAGCCAACAAGTTCCAGATCAAGACGGCAGTCAAGAAGCTCTACGACATCGACGTCGCCAAGGTCAACACCCTCATCAG GCCCGATGGACAGAAGAAGGCCTACGTCAGACTAGCCCCGGACTACGATGCCCTTGATGTTGCAAACAAG ATCGGCATTATATAA